Proteins encoded within one genomic window of Chloroflexota bacterium:
- a CDS encoding amino acid adenylation domain-containing protein codes for MALPISDNTLRERSNLTNTQFLIWLGQKLDPDAPLYNMIQAFAFDGAIDRAAFQRAFQALINQSDALRTVVVELDGAPQQRVLPQLDYAVEWIDLSRADDPPAAFAEWLDARRARVCDLRARLFESCLVQLAPARFVWYLNQHHLITDGWSFVVVYKRMAELYARALQNDLRDLPARPTFREYADYERAFRATPQFAQADAYWRAQTPASQPIEFFNRVPASRGARTERVALDLGAERSAQLRALANAPGMRLLSQDLSLYAIFATLMSAYLHRVSGNARLTIGVPFHNRATAAHKDTVGVFIEICPLTFEVADDDTFASLHKKVSREVLNALRYAQPGVSSAERNRAYEILLNYVNVAFPDFAGMTPQVEWIHAGYGDSNHSLRLQVHDFGATGNFTLHFDLNASVFDEAQRAWTIQQFLRVVDAFLADRARVLNAISLQSDAEHQALVVAYNRTATPYPAEQTVVALFEQQAAQNPDDIAIEFEGARLTYAELNARANQLAHHLRGRGIAPEQRVVIYMAHSSEVVVAILGVLKAGGAYVPVDPAYPPERLALILADTRAPMVLTQSHLKNRVLEFDGTVLCLDTEFLDLHAARPITNSQSPINSDSLAYVIYTSGSTGKPKGVMIEHRALTNYIWWAKRVYTQGERLAFPLFSSLSFDLTVTSIFTPLISGGRLVVYRDDPDARGTAILKVIADNAVDIIKLTPAHLALIRDSDLRASRVRALIVGGEDFKTELARAITRAFDKPIEIYNEYGPTEATVGCMIHRFDAERDRALSVPIGKPADNAQIYVLDQHLNPTPTGVIGEMYIAGDGLARGYFGRDDLTAERFLNSRFPIPNSQLRLYKTGDLARWLAGGQLEFLGRADHQVKVGGARIELGEIEARLLAHSDVRECVVDVVKPARVTQDVFFCARCGLASNFPGASYDANGVCNFCRAFDTYKDKAQRYFKTMDDLRAIVAQMRAARAGKYDCIALLSGGKDSTYMLYRLVELGLTPLVFSLDNGYISESAKANIVRVVQALGVDHVFGTTPHMNAIFADSLKQYANVCNGCFKTIYTLAVNLAREQNIRYIVTGLSRGQFFETRLTEDVFLAPDFDPAALDQAVIAARKAYHRRDDVISHKLDVDVFRDDALFDNIQFVDFYRYCDVSLAEVYAFLTEHAPWIRPADTGRSTNCLINEVGIYLHKKQRGFHNYALPYSWDVRLGHKTRDAALQELDDDIDAARVQRILNEIGYVEPAQDAETNRLAAYFVSDKPLTPAELRAHLAQQLPAFMLPAHFIRLDKLPLTPNGKVDRQALPRPGESRPELSATFVAPRTPTEKLLAEIWRKVLRIERVGIHDNFFELGGDSILNIQTIARANQVGLKLTPSQLFQHQTIAELASVAVAQTRARAEQGVVTGDAPLTPIQHWFFEQNFADAHHWNQTLQLDITKRTDPALLANALRHLLAHHDALRSRFTRDENGWRQTLEAGALGLGPSPNVTASGAKQSPSNLEIASQKPLAMTDGRDLPKALDAQQDVLDEIDLSHLRDSAQETELARAADKLQTSLDFERGRMLRALWVNRGDAHPPRLVIAAHHLAVDGVAWWVLLKDLETACDQLEEHRAVALPPKTTSFKQWSEKLSEYAGARVHRNAWLTQTQDASIEIPFDARGDNAQAHAATISIALDVDDTRRLMREVAARFNAQINDLLLTALAHTLSDWTGRAAHTITLEGHGREDLFAEVDLSRTVGWFTAIFPVNLTARAQRVETLKQIKETLRALPNHGLDYGVLRYLANDAALAVAPHVLFNYLGQFDAVAADSTRFQLAGPLQLARSPRAQRPYALEVNAHIADDALRVDWTFGARLHQRATIEQLAQNYRAHLCALIDGTENARALTPSDFPEARLNQTQLDEILAEFTEP; via the coding sequence GTGGCATTGCCGATTTCCGATAACACGCTGCGCGAACGTTCGAATCTCACCAACACCCAGTTTCTCATTTGGCTGGGGCAAAAACTCGATCCCGACGCGCCGCTCTACAATATGATTCAGGCGTTCGCGTTCGACGGTGCGATTGACCGCGCCGCGTTTCAACGCGCGTTCCAGGCGTTGATCAATCAGAGCGACGCGCTCCGCACCGTCGTCGTCGAGCTCGACGGCGCGCCGCAGCAACGCGTCTTGCCGCAACTCGATTACGCGGTCGAGTGGATTGATCTTTCGCGCGCGGACGATCCCCCAGCCGCGTTTGCAGAATGGCTCGACGCGCGGCGCGCGCGCGTCTGTGATCTGCGTGCGCGTCTGTTCGAATCGTGCCTTGTCCAACTCGCGCCCGCGCGATTCGTCTGGTATCTCAATCAACATCACCTCATCACCGACGGCTGGTCGTTCGTCGTCGTGTACAAACGAATGGCGGAGTTGTACGCGCGCGCGTTGCAAAACGATCTACGCGATCTGCCCGCGCGTCCGACGTTCCGCGAGTACGCCGATTACGAACGCGCGTTTCGCGCGACGCCGCAATTCGCGCAGGCGGACGCGTACTGGCGCGCGCAAACGCCCGCGTCGCAACCGATCGAATTTTTCAATCGCGTTCCCGCCTCACGCGGCGCGCGCACCGAACGCGTTGCGTTGGATTTGGGTGCGGAACGCTCCGCGCAACTGCGCGCGCTCGCGAACGCGCCGGGGATGCGCCTGTTGAGCCAAGACCTGTCGCTCTACGCGATCTTTGCGACGCTGATGAGTGCGTATCTCCATCGCGTCAGCGGCAATGCGCGCTTGACGATTGGCGTGCCGTTCCACAATCGCGCGACGGCGGCGCACAAGGACACGGTCGGCGTGTTCATCGAAATTTGTCCGCTCACGTTCGAGGTCGCGGACGACGATACGTTTGCATCGCTCCACAAAAAAGTTTCGCGCGAGGTGTTGAACGCGTTGCGATACGCGCAACCCGGCGTGAGTAGCGCGGAGCGCAATCGCGCGTACGAGATTTTGCTCAACTATGTCAACGTCGCGTTTCCCGATTTTGCGGGAATGACGCCACAGGTCGAGTGGATTCATGCCGGTTACGGCGACAGCAATCACAGTTTGCGTTTGCAAGTCCACGATTTCGGCGCGACCGGCAATTTCACATTGCACTTTGATTTGAACGCGAGCGTGTTCGACGAAGCGCAACGCGCGTGGACGATTCAACAATTCTTGCGCGTCGTGGACGCGTTCCTTGCCGACCGCGCGCGCGTGCTCAACGCGATCAGTTTGCAGAGCGACGCCGAACATCAGGCGCTCGTCGTCGCATACAATCGCACCGCGACGCCGTACCCGGCGGAGCAAACCGTCGTCGCGCTGTTCGAGCAACAAGCCGCGCAAAACCCGGACGACATCGCGATCGAGTTTGAAGGCGCGCGCTTGACGTACGCGGAACTGAACGCGCGCGCGAACCAACTCGCGCATCACTTGCGCGGGCGCGGCATTGCGCCAGAGCAACGCGTCGTGATTTACATGGCACATTCCAGCGAGGTCGTCGTCGCGATTCTCGGCGTCCTCAAAGCGGGCGGCGCGTACGTCCCGGTTGATCCGGCGTACCCGCCAGAACGCCTCGCGCTAATTCTCGCCGACACCCGCGCGCCCATGGTGTTGACGCAATCGCATCTCAAGAATCGCGTTCTCGAATTCGATGGAACCGTCTTGTGTTTGGACACCGAGTTTCTCGATCTCCACGCAGCGCGTCCAATCACCAATTCCCAATCACCAATTAATTCCGATTCGCTTGCTTATGTGATTTACACTTCCGGCTCGACCGGCAAACCCAAAGGCGTGATGATCGAACATCGCGCGTTGACGAATTATATTTGGTGGGCAAAAAGGGTGTACACGCAAGGCGAGCGGCTCGCATTTCCACTCTTTTCATCGTTGTCGTTCGATCTCACGGTAACCTCCATTTTCACGCCGTTGATTTCCGGCGGACGCCTCGTCGTCTATCGCGACGATCCCGACGCGCGCGGGACGGCGATTCTAAAAGTGATTGCGGACAACGCGGTGGATATTATCAAACTCACGCCCGCGCACCTCGCACTGATTCGCGATTCTGATCTGCGCGCGTCGCGCGTCCGCGCGCTCATCGTCGGCGGCGAAGATTTCAAAACCGAACTCGCCCGCGCGATCACGCGCGCGTTTGATAAGCCAATCGAAATCTACAACGAGTACGGTCCGACCGAAGCGACCGTCGGTTGCATGATTCATCGCTTCGATGCGGAACGCGACCGCGCGCTGTCCGTGCCGATTGGCAAGCCCGCCGACAACGCGCAAATTTACGTTCTCGATCAACATCTCAATCCCACGCCCACCGGCGTCATCGGCGAAATGTACATCGCAGGCGACGGACTGGCGCGCGGATATTTCGGTCGCGATGACCTGACGGCGGAACGATTCCTCAATTCCCGATTCCCGATTCCCAATTCCCAATTGCGCCTTTACAAAACCGGCGACCTCGCGCGGTGGCTTGCCGGCGGTCAACTCGAATTCCTGGGTCGCGCGGATCATCAAGTCAAAGTTGGCGGCGCGCGTATCGAACTCGGCGAGATCGAAGCGCGCTTGCTCGCGCATTCCGACGTGCGTGAGTGCGTGGTGGATGTGGTCAAACCCGCGCGCGTTACACAAGACGTTTTCTTTTGCGCGCGCTGCGGACTCGCGTCGAATTTTCCCGGCGCGAGTTACGACGCGAACGGCGTGTGCAATTTTTGCCGCGCGTTCGACACGTACAAAGACAAGGCGCAACGATATTTCAAGACGATGGACGATCTGCGCGCCATCGTCGCGCAGATGCGCGCCGCGCGCGCCGGCAAGTACGATTGCATCGCGTTGTTGAGCGGCGGCAAGGACAGCACGTACATGCTGTATCGCCTCGTCGAGCTGGGTCTCACGCCGCTCGTCTTTTCGCTCGACAACGGCTACATCTCCGAATCCGCGAAAGCGAATATCGTGCGCGTCGTGCAGGCGCTCGGCGTGGATCACGTTTTCGGAACCACGCCGCACATGAACGCGATTTTTGCGGACAGTTTGAAGCAGTATGCGAACGTCTGCAACGGTTGTTTCAAAACGATTTACACGCTCGCGGTCAATCTCGCGCGCGAGCAAAACATCCGCTACATCGTGACCGGCTTGTCGCGCGGGCAATTTTTCGAAACGCGCTTGACCGAGGACGTTTTCCTCGCGCCCGATTTCGATCCCGCCGCGCTTGACCAAGCCGTGATCGCGGCGCGCAAGGCGTACCATCGCCGCGACGATGTGATCTCGCACAAACTCGACGTGGATGTCTTTCGCGACGACGCGCTCTTCGACAACATCCAGTTCGTTGATTTTTATCGCTACTGCGACGTGTCGCTTGCCGAGGTGTACGCGTTCTTGACGGAACACGCGCCCTGGATTCGTCCGGCGGACACGGGTCGCTCGACGAATTGTCTCATCAACGAAGTCGGCATTTACCTTCACAAGAAACAGCGCGGCTTTCACAATTACGCGTTGCCGTACAGTTGGGACGTGCGACTGGGACACAAAACGCGCGACGCCGCGCTACAAGAACTCGACGACGACATTGACGCGGCGCGCGTCCAGCGCATCCTGAACGAAATCGGCTACGTCGAACCGGCGCAGGACGCGGAGACGAATCGGCTCGCGGCATATTTCGTTTCGGACAAGCCGCTCACGCCGGCGGAACTGCGCGCGCATCTCGCACAACAGTTGCCTGCCTTTATGCTTCCCGCGCATTTCATTCGACTCGACAAACTGCCGCTGACGCCGAACGGCAAAGTGGATCGTCAGGCATTGCCGCGTCCCGGCGAATCGCGTCCCGAACTGTCGGCGACGTTCGTCGCGCCGCGCACGCCGACCGAAAAATTGCTCGCCGAAATTTGGCGCAAGGTGTTGCGAATCGAACGCGTCGGCATCCACGACAACTTTTTCGAACTCGGCGGCGATTCGATTCTGAACATCCAAACGATCGCGCGCGCGAATCAAGTCGGCTTGAAACTCACGCCGAGTCAATTGTTTCAGCATCAAACGATTGCCGAGTTGGCGAGCGTCGCGGTCGCGCAGACGCGCGCGCGCGCGGAGCAAGGCGTCGTTACCGGCGATGCGCCGCTCACGCCGATTCAACATTGGTTCTTCGAACAGAATTTCGCGGACGCGCATCACTGGAATCAAACTCTGCAACTCGATATCACCAAGCGCACCGATCCCGCGCTGCTCGCGAACGCGTTGCGCCATTTGCTCGCGCATCACGACGCGTTGCGTTCGCGATTCACGCGCGACGAAAACGGCTGGCGGCAAACACTCGAAGCAGGCGCGCTAGGGCTTGGTCCAAGTCCGAATGTCACTGCGAGCGGAGCGAAGCAGTCCCCAAGCAACTTGGAGATTGCTTCGCAAAAACCGCTCGCAATGACAGACGGGCGCGACTTACCCAAAGCCCTAGACGCGCAGCAAGATGTTCTCGATGAAATTGACCTGTCGCATCTGCGTGACTCGGCGCAAGAAACCGAACTCGCACGCGCGGCGGACAAGTTGCAAACGAGTTTGGATTTCGAACGCGGCAGGATGTTGCGCGCGTTGTGGGTCAATCGCGGTGACGCGCATCCGCCGCGCTTGGTGATCGCCGCGCATCATCTCGCGGTGGATGGCGTGGCGTGGTGGGTCTTGCTCAAGGATTTGGAAACCGCGTGCGATCAACTCGAAGAACATCGCGCGGTCGCGTTGCCGCCCAAGACGACGTCGTTCAAGCAGTGGTCGGAAAAATTGAGCGAGTACGCCGGCGCACGCGTCCATCGCAATGCTTGGCTGACGCAAACCCAGGACGCGTCCATCGAAATTCCGTTCGATGCGCGCGGCGACAACGCGCAAGCGCACGCGGCGACAATCTCGATCGCGCTCGACGTGGACGACACGCGGCGATTGATGCGCGAGGTCGCCGCGCGGTTCAACGCGCAGATCAACGATCTGCTCCTCACCGCGCTCGCGCACACCTTGTCCGATTGGACGGGACGCGCCGCGCACACGATCACGCTCGAAGGACACGGACGCGAGGATTTGTTCGCCGAGGTGGACCTATCGCGTACGGTCGGCTGGTTCACCGCGATCTTCCCGGTCAATTTGACCGCGCGCGCCCAGCGCGTCGAGACGCTCAAGCAGATCAAAGAAACTCTGCGCGCGCTGCCGAATCACGGACTCGATTACGGCGTTTTGCGTTATCTCGCAAACGATGCCGCGCTCGCCGTCGCGCCGCACGTATTGTTCAACTATCTGGGACAGTTCGACGCGGTCGCCGCGGATTCAACGCGCTTTCAGTTGGCGGGACCGTTGCAACTCGCGCGCAGTCCGCGCGCGCAAAGACCATACGCGCTCGAAGTCAACGCGCACATCGCGGACGACGCGTTGCGCGTGGACTGGACGTTCGGCGCGCGTCTGCACCAACGCGCGACGATTGAACAACTCGCGCAAAATTATCGCGCGCATTTGTGCGCGTTGATTGATGGCACAGAAAACGCGCGCGCGCTCACGCCCTCTGATTTTCCAGAGGCGCGATTGAACCAAACCCAGTTAGACGAAATTCTCGCTGAGTTTACAGAACCATGA
- a CDS encoding amino acid adenylation domain-containing protein has translation MIYLLSHILDESAQRYPDHPAMRFAGQTLTYGEWHRRANALARVLVEQGVRRGDRVGIYLRKGIETPIAIYGIWKAGAAYVPLDPLAPVARLNFVVNDCAIRHIVSQENKVDALRDIAMNSPLECVIGVAPREDVRARGVPWDALDGRAVPAPDILLTEQDLAYVMYTSGSTGTPKGLMHTHASGLAYARLSADLYGVTHTDRLSNHSPLHFDMSTFDYFTGPLCGATTVIIPEPTTKFPASMSKLIEDERLTIWYSVTTALVQLVLRGVLPSRDVSSLRWILYGGEPFPPKHLRELMRLIPRARVSNVYGPAEVNQCTYYHVPQLADDYAESIPIGRVWDNSEGILLDENDQPARAGDIGELVVRTPTMMRGYWGRPDLNARAFYRRQVFEQYDDVFYRTGDLMRVDADGLLRFCGRKDRQIKTRGYRVELDEVENALSLNAAVGECAVYAVPDGEGSQWVEAAVILKKETPIPDLRNDLAQRVPPYAVPHKILVLDDFPRTGTGKIDRRALREQAIENNGHETT, from the coding sequence ATGATTTACTTACTCTCGCACATTCTCGACGAATCCGCGCAACGGTATCCCGATCATCCGGCGATGCGTTTCGCCGGACAAACGCTGACGTACGGCGAATGGCATCGCCGGGCGAACGCGCTCGCGCGTGTGCTGGTCGAACAAGGTGTGCGTCGCGGCGACCGCGTCGGGATTTATTTACGCAAGGGCATCGAAACGCCCATCGCGATTTACGGCATCTGGAAAGCCGGCGCGGCATACGTGCCGCTCGATCCGCTTGCGCCGGTCGCGCGTTTGAATTTTGTCGTCAACGATTGCGCGATTCGCCACATCGTTTCACAGGAAAACAAGGTGGATGCGTTGCGCGACATCGCGATGAACAGCCCGCTCGAATGTGTGATCGGCGTCGCGCCGCGCGAGGATGTGCGTGCGCGAGGCGTACCCTGGGACGCGCTCGACGGGCGCGCTGTTCCCGCGCCGGATATTTTGTTGACCGAACAAGATTTGGCGTACGTGATGTACACGTCTGGGTCAACCGGCACACCCAAGGGATTGATGCACACGCACGCGAGCGGCTTGGCGTACGCGCGACTCTCGGCGGATTTGTACGGCGTGACGCATACCGACCGACTCAGCAATCACTCGCCGTTGCATTTCGATATGTCCACGTTCGACTACTTCACGGGTCCACTTTGCGGCGCGACGACCGTCATCATTCCCGAACCGACGACGAAATTTCCGGCGAGCATGTCCAAGTTGATCGAAGACGAACGCCTGACGATTTGGTACTCGGTGACGACCGCGCTCGTGCAACTCGTTTTGCGCGGCGTTCTGCCGAGCCGCGACGTTTCATCCCTGCGCTGGATTCTGTACGGCGGTGAGCCGTTTCCGCCCAAGCATCTGCGCGAGTTGATGCGCCTGATTCCGCGCGCGCGCGTGAGCAACGTGTACGGTCCCGCCGAAGTGAATCAATGCACGTACTATCACGTCCCGCAACTCGCGGACGATTACGCCGAATCCATTCCGATCGGGCGCGTGTGGGACAACTCGGAAGGAATCCTGCTCGACGAAAACGATCAGCCCGCGCGCGCCGGCGACATCGGCGAGTTGGTCGTCCGCACGCCGACGATGATGCGCGGTTATTGGGGGCGTCCCGATTTGAACGCGCGCGCGTTTTATCGGCGGCAAGTGTTCGAGCAGTACGACGACGTTTTCTATCGCACCGGCGATTTGATGCGCGTGGACGCAGATGGCTTGCTTCGTTTTTGCGGACGCAAGGATCGGCAAATCAAAACGCGCGGCTATCGCGTCGAACTCGACGAAGTGGAGAACGCGCTTTCGCTGAACGCGGCGGTCGGCGAGTGCGCGGTGTACGCGGTGCCGGATGGCGAGGGGAGTCAGTGGGTGGAAGCCGCCGTCATTCTAAAAAAAGAGACGCCCATTCCCGATTTGCGAAATGATCTCGCGCAACGCGTCCCGCCCTACGCGGTGCCGCACAAAATTTTGGTGCTGGACGATTTCCCGCGGACGGGCACCGGCAAAATTGATCGCCGCGCGTTGCGCGAACAGGCGATTGAAAACAATGGACACGAAACGACGTAA
- a CDS encoding amino acid adenylation domain-containing protein, which translates to MTTGNIQAIYPLTPTQEGMLFHVIQSPNSGVYVQQLICELDGELNRDAFTRAWEMIANRHAALRTLFTWEKRDQPLQIVRERVELDWQIEDWSSRDPAEQDARLEEILRADRAQGFELTRAPLMRLRLIRTAPHAHRFVWSYSHLIMDGWSTYLVLREVLACYDALCRGETFSRESPRPFQDYIRWLAQRDHTRAESFWRAELRGLEAPTKLEIESRTTGEAGYIQTRVALSAETSAALQTFAQSNRVTLNTLIQAAWAILLNRYSGADEVLFGVTMAGRPFDLDGAEKMIGMFINTLPLRVAVDAAMPLDAWLEQLQARNVALREYEHTSLAKIRAWSEMQQQRALFDTIVVFENYPTEGSLTPPTCNIHLGAIRHAEQSNFPLALLVVPGAAMQLYLIADRARFAPAIVDQLLAHLQTILANMLAHSQQRVGEVEMLTRAELDTMLVEWNNARCDYPRDALMHTLIEQHAAQTPDAPAVFYRDECLTYAELDARANRLANFLRAQGVGANVCVGLCVERSLEMIVGIVGVLQAGGAYVPLDPSYPAERLAFMLSDTHAPVVLTQRRWRDALPHTTARIVCLDADWESIANYPTIQLSNDATSDSLAYIIYTSGSTGKPKGVPITHRHLVHSTFARFAFYPEKAERYLLLSSFAFDSSVAGIFWALAQGGALCLPDQDGEKDVNYVGDLIARWRVTHTLALPSLYHLVLEYAEPGALDSLRVVIVAGESCPAALIQKHYARLPRATLYNEYGPTEGTVWATACAIPPDATQVSIGRPIPNMQAYILDTHLRPVPLGVAGELYIGGDGVAPGYWHREDLTAEKFTIYQFPFSNSPTRLYKTGDLARYRPDGNIDFLGRVDHQVKIRGYRIEVEEIEAAIKQYAGAQDAVVITRDADDGLLAQLEARGNARARQLLDEIEQLG; encoded by the coding sequence ATGACCACCGGAAACATTCAAGCGATTTATCCACTCACGCCCACGCAAGAAGGGATGCTGTTTCACGTCATCCAATCGCCGAACAGCGGCGTCTACGTTCAGCAATTGATTTGCGAACTTGACGGCGAACTGAATCGCGACGCGTTCACGCGCGCGTGGGAGATGATCGCGAATCGGCACGCTGCGTTGCGAACCTTGTTCACGTGGGAGAAACGCGATCAGCCGTTGCAGATCGTACGCGAACGCGTCGAACTGGATTGGCAGATCGAGGATTGGTCGTCGCGCGACCCAGCCGAACAGGACGCGCGGCTAGAGGAAATTTTGCGCGCGGATCGCGCGCAAGGATTTGAATTGACGCGTGCGCCGCTGATGCGTTTGCGTTTAATCCGCACCGCGCCGCACGCGCATCGCTTCGTCTGGAGTTACTCACATCTGATTATGGACGGGTGGTCAACCTACCTCGTCCTGCGCGAGGTGTTGGCATGTTACGACGCGCTTTGTCGCGGCGAAACATTTTCGCGCGAGTCGCCGCGACCGTTTCAAGATTACATTCGTTGGCTCGCGCAACGCGATCACACGCGCGCGGAATCATTTTGGCGCGCCGAACTGCGCGGCTTGGAAGCGCCGACGAAATTGGAAATCGAATCGCGCACAACGGGCGAAGCGGGCTACATTCAAACACGCGTCGCGTTGTCCGCCGAAACGAGCGCGGCGCTGCAAACGTTCGCGCAATCGAATCGCGTGACGTTGAACACGCTGATCCAAGCCGCGTGGGCGATTCTGCTTAATCGTTACAGCGGCGCGGACGAGGTGCTGTTCGGCGTAACGATGGCGGGGCGACCGTTCGATTTGGACGGCGCGGAAAAAATGATCGGCATGTTCATCAACACGCTGCCCTTGCGCGTGGCGGTGGACGCCGCCATGCCGCTCGATGCGTGGCTCGAACAATTGCAAGCGCGCAACGTCGCCCTGCGCGAGTACGAACACACGTCGCTCGCGAAAATTCGCGCATGGAGCGAGATGCAACAGCAGCGCGCGCTGTTCGATACGATTGTCGTTTTTGAAAATTATCCGACCGAAGGTTCGCTCACGCCGCCGACGTGCAACATTCACCTCGGCGCGATTCGACACGCCGAGCAGAGCAACTTTCCGCTCGCGCTGCTCGTCGTGCCGGGCGCGGCGATGCAGTTGTACCTCATCGCGGATCGCGCGCGTTTCGCGCCGGCAATCGTTGACCAACTACTCGCGCATCTGCAAACGATTTTGGCGAATATGCTCGCGCATTCCCAACAACGCGTGGGCGAGGTCGAAATGTTGACGCGCGCGGAACTGGATACGATGCTCGTCGAGTGGAACAACGCGCGATGCGATTACCCGCGCGACGCGTTGATGCACACGCTGATCGAACAACACGCGGCGCAAACGCCGGACGCGCCCGCGGTGTTTTATCGCGACGAATGTTTGACGTACGCCGAACTCGACGCGCGCGCGAATCGTCTCGCGAATTTCTTGCGCGCGCAAGGCGTCGGCGCGAACGTGTGTGTCGGCTTGTGCGTCGAGCGTTCGCTCGAAATGATCGTCGGCATCGTCGGCGTGCTTCAAGCCGGCGGCGCGTACGTCCCGCTCGATCCATCGTACCCGGCGGAACGTCTCGCGTTCATGCTGTCCGACACGCATGCGCCGGTGGTGCTGACGCAACGGCGATGGCGCGACGCGTTGCCGCACACAACCGCGCGCATCGTTTGCCTCGATGCAGACTGGGAATCCATTGCCAACTATCCAACTATCCAACTATCCAACGATGCGACTTCCGATTCACTCGCGTACATCATTTACACGTCCGGCTCGACCGGCAAACCGAAAGGCGTGCCGATCACGCATCGCCATCTCGTTCATTCGACGTTCGCGCGTTTCGCGTTTTATCCGGAAAAAGCGGAACGCTATTTGCTCCTCTCGTCGTTCGCGTTCGATAGTTCGGTCGCCGGAATTTTTTGGGCGTTGGCGCAAGGCGGCGCGTTGTGCCTGCCCGATCAAGACGGCGAGAAGGATGTGAATTACGTCGGCGATCTCATCGCGCGCTGGCGCGTAACGCACACGCTCGCGCTTCCCTCGCTCTACCATCTCGTGCTCGAGTACGCGGAACCCGGCGCGCTCGATTCGTTGCGCGTCGTAATCGTCGCGGGCGAATCCTGTCCTGCCGCGTTGATTCAGAAACATTACGCGCGTTTGCCGCGCGCGACGCTCTACAACGAGTACGGTCCGACCGAAGGCACGGTGTGGGCAACCGCGTGCGCGATTCCGCCGGACGCGACCCAGGTTTCGATTGGGCGTCCGATTCCGAACATGCAAGCGTACATTCTCGACACACATTTGCGCCCCGTTCCCCTCGGCGTTGCCGGCGAGTTGTACATCGGCGGCGATGGTGTTGCGCCCGGATATTGGCATCGCGAAGATTTGACGGCGGAGAAATTTACCATTTACCAATTCCCATTTAGCAATTCCCCAACCCGCCTTTACAAAACCGGCGACCTCGCGCGTTATCGTCCCGACGGCAACATTGATTTCCTGGGTCGCGTGGATCATCAAGTGAAAATTCGCGGTTATCGCATCGAAGTCGAAGAGATCGAAGCGGCGATCAAGCAATACGCCGGCGCGCAAGACGCGGTCGTCATCACGCGCGATGCCGACGACGGTCTGCTTGCGCAACTCGAAGCGCGCGGCAACGCGCGCGCGCGGCAACTGCTCGACGAGATCGAGCAACTTGGTTAA
- a CDS encoding class I SAM-dependent methyltransferase, whose translation MTRKLKRTQNFELTLDLKNENFIAPPRASQRNWLLNKAMAEFADDLNQLDQLAARFVPGAESVHIAERGNAPLADDEIMEDWQIPLMRAMAQIATQTHGDVLEIGFGRGVSAEYIQACGVTSHTVVECNDSVIARFHAWRAKFSERDIRLIQGKWQDTVAQFGMYDGIFFHTFPLNETEYVEQVLNSVTFAEQFFPTASAHLRDGGIFTYMTNEMDSFSRAHQRLVLNHFRAFELARVKLTLPPDLRDTWWADSMVVIKAVK comes from the coding sequence ATGACTCGCAAACTCAAACGCACGCAAAATTTTGAACTGACGCTCGACCTCAAGAACGAAAATTTCATCGCGCCGCCGCGCGCGTCGCAACGCAATTGGCTGTTGAACAAGGCGATGGCGGAATTCGCCGACGACCTGAATCAACTCGATCAACTTGCCGCGCGCTTTGTGCCCGGCGCGGAAAGCGTTCACATCGCAGAACGCGGCAACGCGCCGCTCGCCGATGACGAAATCATGGAAGACTGGCAAATTCCGTTGATGCGTGCGATGGCGCAGATCGCCACGCAAACGCACGGCGACGTGCTGGAAATTGGGTTCGGGCGCGGCGTGTCGGCAGAATACATTCAAGCGTGCGGCGTCACATCGCACACGGTGGTCGAGTGCAACGATTCGGTCATCGCGCGGTTTCACGCATGGCGTGCGAAATTTTCCGAACGCGACATTCGCTTGATTCAAGGCAAGTGGCAAGACACGGTGGCTCAATTTGGAATGTACGACGGAATTTTTTTTCACACGTTTCCGTTGAACGAAACCGAGTACGTCGAGCAGGTGTTGAACAGCGTGACGTTCGCCGAACAATTCTTCCCAACCGCATCCGCGCATTTGCGCGACGGCGGAATTTTCACGTATATGACGAACGAGATGGATTCGTTCAGCCGCGCGCATCAGCGATTGGTCTTGAATCACTTTCGCGCGTTCGAACTCGCGCGCGTCAAACTGACCCTGCCGCCCGACCTGCGCGATACGTGGTGGGCGGATTCGATGGTCGTCATCAAGGCGGTCAAATGA
- a CDS encoding acyl carrier protein, translating to MMTQTIFQMDVKESLRQFILGELLLGRAIELRDDDDLLLSGLVDSLGAVRMIAFIETEFKTTIPPEDVVIENFQTLDAMAEYLSKRMET from the coding sequence ATGATGACCCAGACTATCTTTCAAATGGACGTAAAAGAATCTTTGCGCCAATTCATCCTCGGCGAGTTGTTGCTGGGACGCGCCATCGAATTGCGCGACGACGACGATCTGTTGCTGAGCGGGCTGGTGGATTCGCTCGGCGCGGTGCGGATGATCGCGTTCATCGAAACGGAATTCAAAACGACGATTCCACCCGAGGATGTCGTGATTGAAAATTTCCAAACGCTCGACGCGATGGCAGAGTATTTGAGCAAGCGAATGGAAACGTAG